In the Drosophila biarmipes strain raj3 chromosome X, RU_DBia_V1.1, whole genome shotgun sequence genome, one interval contains:
- the LOC108032475 gene encoding receptor-mediated endocytosis protein 6 homolog, protein MEPPAAGNLLEIMDLARTLRQEQLFIQQEQAAFAQLTGALETNAGTITKLAFVCAQQRQILNELLLARTDHDPLLSCRRASAYDSAQFMDAKQLLPYEHALAYEDLFNYLYNTPYLLALSLATADRLSLLSASQLGQIINTIATGLYGNAINTKDVELLLKLLRELIEIQLLTSEQPRRLLRANSSSFARLYQRLVESLFSARIFLTAALHTPLMGVLSEHEIWLDLDPHKLMQSFTAKEREKRFGREGDEAYQRNVARFHAETLGKLHSHVQEFVKSLQQSWALFPSSLRWLLQTLSQQLRQTLRHEEQEIRQLLTDLVFTHFISPAIASADLLGIIDVNVSERMRHNLNQIVRLLQRLALNDEDSELVQLMDLLMLGQTGEDVVAILPQQSDFERSQLAINQRELAQLVEFFRLLTAREEYDISAEERARLQRILSRIPKQQQQPQMPLDVPDARESPEKSSKKSNKSLMSLSKATKKLAKGMSFSSGSSSSNHHHPVASVPVPELLTNGQASTANGNGGLGADLEQCSSHSGSNTSLSSCGANIPAASDPLDMSACSDPVLVFSLYNAGAKSKLKPLTEEEVLKMNCIGQDGSNLLPAVVTTAPLAPSSNNDDVSSLEAMRRPQDDASIGNSDNLEAISEAAHSVASSLDLEEQQERDVHENEDNLSDMVSANVSGRGTPNISGRDTPSSQVTDGDGAGGELGHHHGVHARAAANPQMQKMLLSKARSDIEDKFCKFELKKFEGDENVSIISDTWSTDVLASDSENTLDATVSERGDRDRNFSTPLIPSAVVLPGDNNFVVEALARAGRVPGVHGPQLDASDQRSESNWSTDVLASDSEKLAEIDTDDNVSITAKSDTAAPLAAVLDDDDEDEQTPGSSGDGEPDPDRGNGSERSQEDSAFFDAVNSYEDANHYQGASSLARSSVRTSYHVLGGESSFQQQYKCSGADSSGRKTTPLMGTSCMRRQTSAESSISNQSLNLEEPPPPMGKHHHHHREHHHRDHHHHHRERERERERSALKKKKHQQQEKEHRDLIDFSDCSEDKEELARNRDAEQPPGLVQQLLDMFSQDEQAGGVPNSALNVEHRRISIEQRSAIIDGRRNGILAGSMRRHQSLNYENHEIMLNSMLPKTDDDKQEMLLCVQTQQLQLDERRGSGVEASVGGAAAAAAAAAAAGGAGLKPPTKATGAIPKSISFDASADKEKQPYHRDRERDRERDRERDRERDRERDRERDRDRDRERDHHGAGIFNKLKMTNIFKNRRGTSAKSGGASSQSNAVASTSGGQADIRSVSFDPSAGCVNFGTHYCDTSEDILAKYRRKVSSSSEATNSDSTGNGHGGGGGGSAAGGGAASHLHKHMNGGQIPGVAFGSVKQKLRTVLSRTDLHSGDFRQTSTTSTTMATPLQIYLQIQLAQCISLQRLPQISHVAEALRCLAQLERPQHSQLLAELQRDLERRQSYLQYLMRHRQQLLLRTEQLEQLEARLRGEARSSQRCLLQALVRMYLAWARQQEKLEQFQAEFGQLRASDERVELTEEFVESLLQELRSSADLQDEWQVDAARVAIERMLLEQMYEQVMFPNEDADVARDEVLSAHIGKLQGFVHPAHPALCIAQEYLGEAPWTFAQQQLCHMAAYKTPREKLQCIINCISSIMSLLRMSSGRVPAADDLLPVLIYVVIMANPPYLLSTVEYISCFLGRKLEGEDEFYWTLFGSVVKFIKTMDYLD, encoded by the exons ATGGAGCCCCCAGCTGCTGGCAATCTGCTGGAGATCATGGACCTGGCCCGCACCCTCCGCCAGGAGCAGCTCTTCATccagcaggagcaggcggccttTGCCCAGCTCACCGGGGCCTTGGAAACGAACGCAGGGACCATAACCAAG CTGGCCTTTGTGTGCGCCCAGCAGCGGCAGATTCTGAacgagctgctgctggcgcGGACGGATCACGATCCGCTGCTCTCCTGCCGCCGGGCCAGTGCCTACGACAGTGCCCAGTTCATGGACGCCAAGCAGCTGCTGCCCTACGAG CACGCCTTGGCCTACGAGGATCTGTTCAACTACCTGTACAACACACCCTACTTGCTGGCCCTCTCCCTGGCCACCGCGGACCGCCTGTCGCTGCTGTCGGCCAGCCAGCTTGGACAGATCATCAACACCATCGCCACGGGCCTCTACGGCAATGCCATCAATACCAAGGACGttgagctgctgctgaagtTGCTGCGCGAACTGATCGAAATCCAATTGCTGACCAGCGAACAGCCGCGCCGCCTGCTGCGGGCCAACAGCAGCTCCTTTGCGCGGCTCTATCAGCGTCTGGTGGAGAGCCTGTTCTCGGCCAGGATTTTCCTGACCGCCGCCCTGCACACGCCGCTGATGGGTGTGCTGAGCGAGCACGAGATTTGGCTGGATCTGGATCCGCACAAGCTGATGCAGAGCTTCACGGCCAAGGAGCGGGAGAAGCGCTTCGGCCGGGAGGGCGACGAGGCGTACCAGAGGAATGTGGCCCGCTTCCATGCGGAGACGCTGGGCAAACTGCACTCCCATGTCCAGGAGTTTGTGAAGAGCCTGCAACAGAGCTGGGCCCTGTTCCCCAGCTCCCTGCGCTGGCTGCTCCAGACGCTGAGCCAGCAGCTGCGCCAGACGCTGCGCCACGAGGAGCAGGAGATCCGACAGCTGCTCACCGATCTAGTATTCACGCACTTCATATCGCCGGCCATTGCCAGCGCCGATCTGCTGGGCATCATCGATGTGAATGTGAGCGAGAGGATGCGGCACAATCTCAATCAGATCGTGAGGTTGCTGCAACGGCTGGCCTTGAACGACGAGGACAGCGAACTGGTGCAGCTGATGGATCTGCTGATGCTGGGGCAGACTGGCGAGGATGTGGTGGCCATACTGCCGCAGCAGAGCGACTTCGAGCGCTCCCAATTGGCCATCAATCAGCGGGAGCTGGCGCAGCTGGTGGAGTTCTTTCGCTTGCTCACTGCGCGAGAGGAGTACGATATATCCGCCGAGGAAAGAGCGCGGCTCCAGAGGATTCTCAGCAGGATAcccaagcagcagcagcagccacaaatGCCGCTGGATGTGCCGGATGCGCGGGAGAGTCCGGAGAAGAGCAGCAAGAAAAGCAACAAGAGTCTGATGAGCCTGAGCAAGGCCACCAAAAAGCTGGCCAAGGGCATGAGTttcagcagcggcagcagcagcagtaacCACCATCATCCTGTCGCCTCCGTTCCAGTGCCAGAGCTCCTGACCAATGGCCAGGCCAGCACTGCGAATGGCAACGGAGGCCTGGGCGCCGATCTCGAGCAGTGCTCCTCgcacagcggcagcaacaccagctTGAGCTCCTGCGGAGCCAACATCCCGGCAGCTAGTGATCCCCTGGACATGTCCGCCTGCTCGGATCCCGTGCTGGTATTTAGCCTTTACAATGCTGGTGCCAAGAGCAAACTGAAGCCCCTGACGGAGGAGGAGGTGCTGAAGATGAACTGCATCGGCCAGGATGGCAGTAATCTGCTGCCAGCCGTCGTGACCACAGCTCCGCTGGCGCCCTCCTCGAATAACGATGATGTGAGCAGTCTGGAGGCCATGCGCAGGCCGCAGGATGACGCTTCGATTGGCAACTCGGACAATCTGGAGGCCATCAGCGAGGCAGCCCACTCGGTGGCCAGTTCGCTGGAcctggaggagcagcaggagcgggATGTCCACGAGAACGAGGACAACCTGTCCGACATGGTCTCGGCGAATGTTTCGGGCCGCGGAACGCCGAATATCAGTGGCCGCGATACACCCTCCTCGCAGGTGACCGACGGCGATGGCGCTGGCGGGGAACTGGGCCACCATCATGGCGTCCATGCCCGGGCAGCGGCCAATCCGCAAATGCAAAAGATGCTGCTATCCAAGGCCAGGTCCGACATTGAGGACAAGTTCTGTAAGTTCGAGCTGAAGAAGTTCGAGGGCGACGAGAACGTGAGCATTATTTCGGACACTTGGTCGACGGATGTGCTGGCCTCGGACTCGGAGAACACGCTGGACGCCACGGTGAGCGAGCGTGGCGACCGGGACAGGAACTTCTCCACACCGCTGATACCCTCCGCCGTCGTCCTGCCCGGCGACAATAATTTCGTGGTCGAGGCTTTGGCCCGGGCGGGCAGAGTGCCGGGCGTCCATGGTCCCCAGTTGGATGCCTCGGACCAGCGATCGGAGAGCAACTGGAGCACCGATGTTCTGGCCAGTGATTCGGAGAAGTTGGCCGAAATCGACACCGATGACAATGTGTCCATCACAGCCAAATCGGACACGGCGGCGCCGCTGGCTGCCGTGctggacgacgacgacgaggacgagcAGACACCGGGCAGCAGTGGCGATGGTGAGCCTGATCCGGATCGGGGCAATGGCAGCGAGCGCAGCCAGGAGGATTCGGCCTTCTTCGACGCGGTGAACTCCTACGAGGACGCCAATCACTATCAGGGCGCCTCCTCGCTGGCCAGGAGCTCGGTGCGGACCAGCTACCATGTGCTGGGCGGCGAGAGCAGTTTCCAGCAGCAGTACAAGTGCAGCGGAGCCGATTCCAGTGGCCGCAAGACCACCCCGCTGATGGGCACCTCCTGCATGCGCCGCCAAACCTCGGCGGAAAGTAGCATCAGCAATCAAAGCCTCAACCTGGAGGAACCGCCGCCGCCCATGGGCAAGCATCATCACCATCACAGGGAGCACCATCACCGCgaccatcatcatcaccaccGGGAGAGGGAGCGGGAGCGCGAGAGATCGGCGCTTAAGAAGAagaagcaccagcagcaggagaAGGAGCATCGCGATCTCATCGATTTCAGCGACTGCAGCGAGGACAAGGAGGAGCTGGCGCGGAATAGGGATGCGGAACAGCCGCCGGGCCTGGTTCAACAGCTGCTGGACATGTTCAGCCAGGACGAGCAGGCCGGCGGAGTTCCAAATTCCGCCCTCAACGTGGAGCACCGACGCATCTCCATCGAGCAACGCTCGGCCATCATAGACGGTCGGCGCAATGGCATCCTGGCGGGCAGCATGCGACGCCACCAGAGCCTGAACTACGAGAATCACGAGATCATGCTGAACTCCATGTTGCCCAAAACGGACGATGACAAGCAGGAGATGCTACTCTGTGTGCAAacccagcagctgcagctggacGAGCGCCGAGGCTCTGGCGTGGAGGCGTCTGtgggaggagcagcagcagcagcagcagcggcggcagcagctggaggagcggGCCTGAAGCCACCCACCAAGGCCACCGGGGCCATACCAAAGAGCATCAGCTTCGATGCCAGTGCGGACAAGGAGAAGCAGCCGTATCACCGCGACAGGGAGCGGGATCGCGAACGGGACCGGGAGCGCGATCGAGAAAGAGACCGCGAACGGGATCGCGAGCGGGACCGGGACAGGGATCGGGAGCGGGATCACCACGGCGCTGGCATATTCAACAAGCTGAAGATGACCAACATCTTCAAGAATCGCCGCGGCACGAGTGCCAAGAGTGGCGGCGCCAGCAGTCAGTCCAATGCCGTGGCCAGCACGTCCGGTGGCCAGGCGGACATACGCAGCGTCAGCTTCGATCCCAGTGCCGGATGCGTTAACTTCGGCACCCACTACTGTGATACGAGCGAGGACATCCTGGCCAAGTACCGCCGCAAGGTGAGCAGCTCCAGCGAGGCCACCAACTCGGACTCCACTGGGAATGGCCatggcggcggaggcggcgggTCGGCGGCAGGCGGCGGAGCAGCCTCCCATCTGCACAAGCACATGAATGGAGG GCAAATCCCTGGCGTGGCCTTTGGCAGCGTGAAGCAGAAACTCCGCACGGTGCTCTCTCGGACGGATCTGCACAGCGGCGACTTCCGGCAGACCTCGACCACGAGCACCACGATGGCCACGCCGCTACAGATCTACCTGCAGATCCAGCTGGCGCAGTGCATCAGCCTGCAGCGACTACCTCAAATCTCGCACGTGGCCGAGGCGCTGCGTTGCCTCGCCCAGCTGGAGCGACCCCAGCACAGCCAGCTGCTGGCCGAGCTGCAGCGGGATCTGGAACGGCGGCAGAGCTACCTGCAGTACCTGATGCGCCAccggcagcagctgctgctccgcACCGAGCAACTGGAGCAGCTGGAGGCGCGGCTGCGTGGCGAGGCGCGCAGCAGCCAGCGATGCTTGCTGCAGGCTCTGGTCCGCATGTATCTGGCCTGGGCGCGGCAGCAGGAGAAGCTGGAGCAGTTCCAGGCCGAGTTTGGCCAGCTGCGGGCCAGCGATGAGCGCGTCGAGCTGACCGAGGAGTTTGTCGAGTCGCTGCTGCAGGAGCTGCGCTCCAGCGCCGACCTGCAGGACGAGTGGCAGGTGGACGCGGCCCGGGTGGCCATCGAGCGCATGCTGCTCGAGCAGATGTACGAGCAGGTGATGTTCCCCAACGAGGATGCCGACGTGGCGCGCGACGAGGTGCTCTCCGCCCACATTGGCAAGCTGCAGGGCTTCGTGCATCCCGCCCATCCGGCACTGTGCATTGCCCAGGAGTACCTGGGCGAGGCGCCCTGGACGTtcgcccagcagcagctgtgCCACATGGCCGCCTACAAGACGCCGCGCGAGAAGCTGCAGTGCATCATCAA CTGCATCTCCAGCATCATGAGCCTGCTGCGCATGTCCAGCGGCCGCGTGCCCGCTGCCGATGACCTGCTGCCCGTGCTCATATATGTGGTGATCATG GCCAATCCGCCGTATCTGCTGTCCACCGTGGAGTACATCAGCTGCTTCCTGGGCAGGAAGCTGGAGGGCGAGGACGAGTTCTACTGGACGCTCTTCGGCTCGGTGGTGAAGTTCATCAAGACCATGGACTACCTGGACTAG